The Sandaracinobacteroides saxicola nucleotide sequence CCGCCAGTGCCTGCTCCATCGCGATCTTGCGGGTGGAATAGGTTGCCGGCCCGGCTGACACCGTCGGCTGCTGGCTGCTGATCGGCACGGGGAAGTCGGGAAAACCGGTGACCCGCGCTTCGTCCAGCGTCCGGCCCGCCGCATCGCGATAGACGCTGGCCGACGAGATCGCCATGAGTGTCCCGACATCGCCGGCGACGTCCAGCATCGGCCGGGTGTCCGCCGCGTCGAAGGCGACGGTGTTGAGCAAAAGGTCCACGCCACCGGCGAGGGCCGGCCGGAGGTCAGGCCCGTCCAGCAGGTGCAGGCGCACGCCCGGTGGCACCACGGCCGGGCTGCGGTTGGCGACGGTTACGCTGGTGCCCGCCGCCATCAGGCGCGACGCGACCGCCACGCCGATCTGGCCTGCGCCGATGATGAGCGCGCGTCGCACGATCGTCAGCCCGCTCGCGTCGCTTTCTCCCCTGAAGGAGAGGGAAACTCGAGCGGGTCGGTGAGGATGCCGGGGTGTTCGGCGTTGCATTGGGCGACGAAGGCGGGGGGCAGGTCGGCGAGGCGGGACATTTTGGTGCCGTCGCTTTTCCAGAGTTGGGCGCCTTTTTGTTCGGGGGGGTTTTTCAGCCAGGTCTGGAACTCGGTCTGGCTGGTCCAGCTGCTGGTGGCTGGAATGCTGGTGAGGCGCGGGTTCAGCAGGTCGCGGGTGAGCATGACCCAGGTGTCGAGCGTCATTTCGGTGCGGGCCTGGGTGGCGCCCTTCGGCGTCCAGCGGGTGAAGGCGGCGCGGCTGACCCAGGTCTTGTCGCCGATGGTGGTGAACTCAAGCTCGGTGGGGCGGTTGAAGACCGTGGATTCCATGGTGAAATTGGCGCTCACCTTGGGGCCGTTGGGGGTGAGCGTGCCGCCGCCGATGCCGCCGCGGAAGGGCGGAACGGGGACGGTCTGCCCGGTGTAGGGGTTGCGCCATTCCTTGAGATAGGCGCCGGTCGCGGGGTCGGTGTAGAAGAGCCAGCTGCGGCTGACGGTCTCGATGTCGCCGTTGGGGAGCTCGCGGGTGCGGCTGACGCTGGCGCCCTCGTAATCATAGAGCCGCTTGCCATAGTCGGGGATGGGGAGGCCGGCGCCGGGGTTGAGGCCGAAGACGCGGCCCTTCGAGTAGCCGAACTGCACCTTGCCGCTGAGGTCGTTCTGCAGGCGGGCGAGCGTGAGCATGTTGAAGCGGGGATCCTTCGGATCGAAGGTGGCGCGGCTGGCGGCATCGGCGCGGACGCTGAGGCCGGCGGTGGCGGCCAGCGTGAGGAGCCCGGTGGTGGCGACGAACTGGCGACGGTTGGCAAGCATGGCGGACCTTTCAGGCGGAGAGGATTTCGAGCGCGGCGCGTTGGCCGGATTCGAAGGCACCCTCCATGCCGCGCGCGACTTCGGAGGTGTGTTCGCCGGCGAAGTGGAGGCGGCCCCAGGCTTTGCCGATCTCGTTGGCGAAGGCGCGGACCTGGCCGGGTGCCCAGCAGGCGTAGGCGCCGCCGGCGAAGGGGTCGCGGGCCCAGCTGACGACCTTCACCGGGGTCAGCGCGCCTTTTGCCGCGGGGCGGATGCGCATGAGGTCTTCGAGGACGGCCTGGGCGGCGGCCGCCGGTTCCATCCGGTCGAGGCGGTCGGCGGCGAACCCGCTGACGAAGGCGACGAAGCTGGTGATGACGCTGGGGTCGGGACCATAGCGCAGGCCGATGAAGCGGCCGGCCAGCGTGTCCGTCCACATGCCCGTGGGCAGGCCGTCCGCCTCCCAGAACTTGCGCGTGGGAACGTAATGGACCTGGAAGACGCGGTTGTAGGGCAGCTGGTCGATGCCGGCCTGCTGCTTGGCGGGCGGGGCGGGATCGAGGCTGATGAGCCGGAGCGCGGTGGCGGGGAGCGCGATCAGGGCACGCTTGGCGGTGACCTTGCCGCCGTCCTGCAGGGTGACTTCGACGCCGGTGGCGCTGCTTGCGATGCGGCGGACGACGGCATCGGTGCGGACGGGGTTTTTCAGCGCCTTGGCCATGGCTTCGGGCAGGCGCTGGTTGCCGCCCTGAATCGCGAAGGTGCCGGGGCCGGCGGCGGACATCAGCTCGGCATTGCGGAAGATGTGGAACCACATCATGGCGGAGAGGTCGTGCGCGCTGTTGGCGTAGCTGGGGTTGGTGGCGTAGGCGAGGCGAAGCGCCTCGTCGCTCCAGCCCTTGGCTGCGAGGAAGTCGGCGACGGAGACATCATATTGCGCGAAGGCGGGGTCGCGCCAGGCGGCGGCCTCGGGCAGCGGCTGGTAGGGGCGCAGGCCGGTGAAGCCCATCAGCCAGGGGGCGCGTTTGCGGAGATCGCCGGTATAGGGGTTGAGCTTGTGGCCTTCCCATTGCGCGAGGCGGATGTTCTCGCCGCGCAGGTGGATGAGGGTGTTGTCGGTGCCGAATTCGGTGCGGTTGCGGACATCGACGAGGTTGACGCCGAGGGTCTTGGCGCGGTCGACCAGGCGGGCGTAGCCGCTGCCGATGCCGTTGCCGCCGGCCTCCGGGTGGCCATCGACATCATCGAGCGTGTAGAGGCGGCCGCCGACGCGCTTTTTCGCCTCGAGGACGAGGACACGCTGGCCCTGTTCCTGCAGGGTGAGCGCGGCCTCCAGACCCGAGAGGCCGGCGCCGATGACGACGGTGTCGACAGCGTCACTGGCGCGGGCGCCGGTGGGGAGCATCGCGGCGGCGGTGGCGGCGGCCGCCAGTTTCAGCGTGTCGCGGCGGTCGAGCATGGTTCAGAACTCCGGTTTCGCGTCTTTCAGGGGCACCATGGCGCAATTGGCGAGCAGCTGCTTGAGGTTCATGCCGATGCGCTGCGCCTTGGGTTCGCCAAAGACATAGGCGAGCTCCTTCGAACCGCCGTCGGCGGCGATTTCGGCGATGTACAGGGTGAGCGAGTTGCGGGTGAAGACGCCAGGCGCGTTGTTGTAGGCCCAGGCGACGTTGCGCAGGCGGAGTTCGAGCGTGCGCGGCGGGGTTTCATGCGTGTCGAAGCGGGCGCTGCCGCCCTGGTCGGGGACGGTGAAGGGGCCGAAGCGCTTGAAGGGGATGGCGCGGCCACCGCCGACGCCGGGGATGTCGACATAGCAGGTGAAGGCGCGGGATTTCAGGTAGCGGGTGGCGCGGGCGGGCGACGGGCCGAGGAGGATGGTGCGCTCGCCGATATCGAGGAACAGGGGGGCGCGGCAGCCCGGGCCGGTGCTGCCGGTGAAGCTGGCGGCGGCGCGGGTCAGCAGCAGGTCGCAACCGGGGGCATCGTCGCGCGCCAGGCGCACGCCCTCTGGGGTGGCGGTGAAGCGCCAGCGTGTGGATGGGGCGCCGGCGACGCTGGCGCGCAGGGCGAGCAGATCGGTGGTGGCCAGCCGT carries:
- a CDS encoding DUF1838 family protein, which produces MLANRRQFVATTGLLTLAATAGLSVRADAASRATFDPKDPRFNMLTLARLQNDLSGKVQFGYSKGRVFGLNPGAGLPIPDYGKRLYDYEGASVSRTRELPNGDIETVSRSWLFYTDPATGAYLKEWRNPYTGQTVPVPPFRGGIGGGTLTPNGPKVSANFTMESTVFNRPTELEFTTIGDKTWVSRAAFTRWTPKGATQARTEMTLDTWVMLTRDLLNPRLTSIPATSSWTSQTEFQTWLKNPPEQKGAQLWKSDGTKMSRLADLPPAFVAQCNAEHPGILTDPLEFPSPSGEKATRAG
- a CDS encoding flavin monoamine oxidase family protein; the encoded protein is MLDRRDTLKLAAAATAAAMLPTGARASDAVDTVVIGAGLSGLEAALTLQEQGQRVLVLEAKKRVGGRLYTLDDVDGHPEAGGNGIGSGYARLVDRAKTLGVNLVDVRNRTEFGTDNTLIHLRGENIRLAQWEGHKLNPYTGDLRKRAPWLMGFTGLRPYQPLPEAAAWRDPAFAQYDVSVADFLAAKGWSDEALRLAYATNPSYANSAHDLSAMMWFHIFRNAELMSAAGPGTFAIQGGNQRLPEAMAKALKNPVRTDAVVRRIASSATGVEVTLQDGGKVTAKRALIALPATALRLISLDPAPPAKQQAGIDQLPYNRVFQVHYVPTRKFWEADGLPTGMWTDTLAGRFIGLRYGPDPSVITSFVAFVSGFAADRLDRMEPAAAAQAVLEDLMRIRPAAKGALTPVKVVSWARDPFAGGAYACWAPGQVRAFANEIGKAWGRLHFAGEHTSEVARGMEGAFESGQRAALEILSA